In Bradyrhizobium sp. 195, the sequence CGACGGGGGCAATAGTGCATCGCTCCCCGGGGAGAGCACGAAGGACACCGTTAAAACCATCCGCGCAGGGAAGGCCGGGCACCGGCATCACCTGTGATCCACCCCGTGTGCATCTTCGTAGCGCACGGATCTCGGGTGCCGCCGGCGCCCGGCCTTCCCTGCGCCCTTTGGCCTCCATCGGGCGCCGAACGACAGCAAGCCTCGGGCGAAACGCGCCGCGAGATTGCGAAGGCGTGTCTGCAGCTACACACTCGGTGTCATCGCCCGCGAAAGCGGGTGATCCAGTATTCCAGAGGCCGAGGTGATTGAATCGGGAGGCCGCGGCGTACTGGATTCCCCGCCTTCGCGGGGAATGATTGCGTCACTTGGAGAAGCAAGATGACCCCTCATACTCCGTCATTGCGAGCGCAGCGAAGCAATCCAGACTGCCGGCGCGGAATGAGTCTGGATTGCTTCGTCGCATCAGCGCAAAATTGCTTCGCAATTTTGTCGCGAGCTCCTCGCAATGACAACGTGGAGAGAGGGAGCGCCACTCGCGCTCTCCTGCCCTACGCCGCCGCCTTCTGCCTTGCGACCAGCGCTTCGCCGAACGCCTCGAACAGCTTGCGGTTGATGGGATTGTGCTGGGGATCGTATTCGGCGTGCCATTGCACACCGAGCGCAAAGGTCGGGGCTTCCGCGATGCCGATCGCCTCGATGGTGCCGTCCTCGGCGATGCCTTCGATCAGCACGCGCTTGCCGAGCTCCAATATGCCCTGCCCGTGCAGCGAATTGACCCGGATCTTCTCGCAGCCGAGCAGTCTTGCGAACGCCCCGCCGGGCGTCAGGTCGACGTCGTGACGGTCGGCGAACACGACGGTCGGATCGGGATGGATCTCGCCGTTCTCGAGCCGGGGCATGCGATGGTTCATGCGGCCGGGGATTTCGCGGATCTCGGGGTGCAGCGAGCCACCGAAGGCGACGTTCATCTCCTGGAGGCCGCGGCAGATACCGAACAGCGGCACGCCGCGGGCGACACAGGCGACCGAAAGCGCCAGCGCCACCTCGTCGCGATGGATATCGTAGGGCTCGTGCCGCTCACACGGGTCGACATTGAAGCGGGTCGGATGGACATTGGCGCGGGCGCCGGTGAGCACGATCCCGTCGACCACGTCGAGCAGCGCGCCGATATCAGTGATGTCGGGCGCGGCCGCGACGATCAACGGCAAGGCACCGGAGACCTCGGCTACGGCGCGCAGGTTTCGCTCGCCGACCATCTGGACCTGAAATCGATTTTCGACGCGATGGGAATTCCCGATCACGCCGACGACCGGCTTTCTCATCTGTCGTTCCGTGCCTCTCCGCCGAAGAAGATTCCCCAAACATGCCTCTCCGATGGAACAAATTCAACAGAAGGGTACGCGGGACGGCAATGCTATTTTCGCGCAAATGCCTCCCGGGCCTCGCCCCCGGCAGGCAGGCCGGCGGCCTCCAGTGCAGTTGCCGCCGGATCGCCCGGCGCGGCCAGCCAGGGCAATTTCGCGTCGATTCCGCGCGTCACGGGCTCCCCGAGCGCCCCACCGAAATCAATCGGCCAAAACCCGTTGGGCACGACCTCGGCCGTGAGACCACGGATCGCATAGCCCTCGCCCAGAACCGCCTCGGCACGGTCGGCAGCGACAAGGCGCGCGGTCTTGGGATCATTGGGATCGCCAAAGCTCACGAGCACGGGAATGAGGTCTCCCTGCACCGGGACGACGCCGGTCTGCCGGTGGATATCGTTGAACGAGACGCGGTTGCCGCGCGCGGCGCCATAGGCGCGGAGCGCGACATAGTTGATGTCGTCGAAATCCAGCTTTGCGCCCTGCCGGTGCGCCAGCAATGCCACCAGATTCCTGCCTTTGCCGCGGTCTTGGCCCAAGTCTTGGCCCAAGTCTTGGCCCAAGTTTTGGCCCAAGTTTTGGCCGAGGTCCTGCCCGAGGTCGACGAACACCGCCTCCCCGCGCGTCGTGGTACGGCCGCCCCGGTTATAGTTGCGGTCGGGCACGACGGCCAGAACGCCGGACCCGGTCTTGATCCCGTCAGGCGTCGTCACCTCGACCGTGAGGCGAAATTTGTGGCCCGGCCGGTTGATCCGGATCTGGTCGCCGATCACGAGCACGGCCAGGAGCCCGAGCAGACCGGCCCATTTGCTGATGAAGCTCAAACGGCCCCCACTGTTCTTTCCTCATCGCTCTGCACCGCCGGCGCGGCGGCGTCAAACCAGCGCGTTGACGCGGTCTTGATCGGAAGCGCGTTTGTCGAGAGAGTGCGGCGCACCGCGCTGAAAAGGACCCGATGTGACGATGTCCAAAGATGAACGCTTCCGGACCCGCGACGACCTGGCTCGGGATCAGGCTTGGGCGATCTCGGTCGGGGGCATCGGCGTCGTGCTGTTCACCGCGCTGATCGCCTTCACCTGGTATTTCGCCGCCACCCTGCTGCTGATCTTTACCGGCATGCTGCTCGGTCTCGGTCTCAACGCGCTGACGATCGCGCTCGGCCGCCGCGTGCCCCTGCCGCATGCGGTGCGGCTCGCGATCGTCTGCACCGCGCTGGCCCTGATGCTCGCCGGCATCGCCTATCTCGGCGGCGCCACCATTGCCGAGCAGGCTTCGTTGCTGAGCAAGACCCTCAAGTCGCAGCTCGCCAATGTCCGGTCCTTCCTCGATAACCACGGCATCGACACCAGCTTCTTCGATCTCGGCAACGGCGCGTCTGATTCCTCGGTCAGCACGCCGTCGGAGGCGACGCCCGCACCGGCAGCGCCTTCGCGCGGTCCATTGCCCGGCGCGGGCGCGCTGGCCTCCAGCGGCGGGGCGATCGTGAGCCAGACCTTCAAGCTGCTGCTCGGCACCATCCACGGTGTGGGCAACATCTTCATCGTGCTGTTCCTGGGATTCGCCTTCGCCGCCCAGCCCGCCGTCTATCACGACGGCCTGCTGTTCCTGGCGCCGGCGAGGCACCGCACCCGCGTCACCCTCATCATCGACCGCATAGCTGAGACCCTGGAGCGCTGGCTGATCGCGCAGATCATCGTCATGCTCGCGGTCGGTGCAGTGACCTGGATCGGGCTTGCCCTCATCGGCATCCCCGGCTCGTTCATCCTGGCGATTCAGGCCGGCCTGCTCGCCTTCATCCCGACCGTCGGGGCCATCATCGCCGGCGTCATCGTGGTGCTGGCAAGCCTCGCCTCGGGTTGGATCCCGGCGCTGTCGGCCTTTCTGCTCTTCATGGGCGTGCACGCCATGGAGAGCTACGTGCTGACGCCGATCCTGCAGCGGCAGGCGCTCGACATCCCGCCGGCCACGCTGTTCGCGTTCCAGATCGTGCTCGGCGTCGTGTTCGGAATCTGGGGCCTCGCGCTGGCGCTGCCGCTGGTCGCCATCGCCAAGGTCATGATCGACCATTTCAAGACGTATGAGGCGCCGCCGCTGGCCGAGGCGGCGTAATACGTCATCAAGCAGATCAGGTCGTCAGCACGGTCTCGGTGTGCTCGACCTCAGGGGGCGAGGCAAAATACTGGCCGACGAGGCCGCGCCATTCGGTGAAATTCTCCGAGCCGCGGAAATCGACGGTGTGGTTTTCCAGCGTCGCCCATTTCACCATCAGCCGGTAGCGCTGCGGCTTCTCGATCGACTTGTGCAGCTCGAAGCCGTGAAACCCCTTGGAACGGCCGAAAGCGGCCTTGGCCTTGGCGACGGCGGCCTCAAAGTCCTTCTCGCTGCCCGGCTTGACGTCGATTTGCGCGATCTCGGTGATCATCGGTTTCCACCCATTTTTGTTCGATCGGCGTGTCTAGCGCAGCCGGCCAAAAAGAAAAAGGCGCCGAAACGGCGCCCTGGTAGGCCAGAAAATGCAGGTCTCTTACACGTCACTCAGACCAGCAGCAGAACCGCGCCCGCCACGATCAGGGCGCAACCGACGAACAGCGCCAGCGGCCAGTAGCTGCGGCGGCTTTGCGTGTAGCGTCCCTGCGCGCGGCGCTCGCTGATCAGCGCGCTCTCGTACTCATCCGCGGTCGAGAACAGACAGGCGAAACCACTGCGTGCCGAGGCTGCAGCGGCTTCGAGCGACATCAAGGCGGCTTGCGGGTTCTGTCGACGGATCGATTCCATGACCGCAATGGTAGGGATCGAATGGTAAACAGAAGATTACCGCAACGCCGCCTTGCGTCTCAGGCGGTGGCCGGCCGCACCTGCGGCGCACCGGCCCGCGCGGCGCTCTGGCGGCGCCAGTTCTCCAACGACAGCGGCAGCTCCTCCGCGGCCTCGACGCGGTTACGGCCGCCGCGCTTGGCCTGGTAGAGCGCGGTATCGGCCGAAGCCAGCAGCACCTCGAGCTCGGTGCCGGCCGGACCGCCGGCGACGCCGATGCTGACGGTGGTGTCGACCGGGCCTTCATCGACCACGACGCCGGAGGTTTCGAACGCCTCACGCACGCGCTCGGCGACCAGCACGCCCTCCTCCAGCGAACACGGCAGCAGCGCTGCGAATTCCTCGCCGCCGATGCGGCCCGACAGGTCGGTGATGCGTAGGTTGCTGACGACGACGGTCGAGAACAGCTTCAGCATCTCGTCGCCGGCAGGATGGCCGAAGCGGTCGTTGATCGACTTGAAGTGGTCGATGTCGAAGATCATCACGGTCACGGGACGTCCGCCCTTTGCCTCGCGCTCGATCACGCGCGAGCAGGCCTCCGAGAAGCCGCGCCGGTTGAGCATGCCGGTCAGCGGATCGGTCGACGCGGCGGTCCGGTGCGCGGTCACGGTGCGCTCCGACACCAGCATGAAGATCACGAACACGGTGCCGACGGCATAGAGCACGAGCTCGACGGCGAACACCGTGACCCAGATGCTCGACGAGAAGCCGGCATCGTGCGGGCGCAGGAAGCTGCCGATCAGGATCGGCAGCATCAACACGCAGCCGTGCATCACCGGCATCACGAAGGCCGGCCAGCGCCGCTGCAGGCTCTTGCGCCGCTCGGTCCAGAGCTCGCTGGCGGTCAGCGCCGCATAGACCGAGACGATGCCGGCACCAGCGATCATGCGCAGCATGGACGCCGCGGGATCGAGCAGCGTGACGGCGGCGACCCAGGCGAGCGCGCCGAGCACGAGGCCGGGCCAGTTCGGCTTGCGGCCATGGAAAACGCGCGCCGCATTCCACACCATGCCGCAGGCAACGAAGCCGACGGCATTTAACGCCAGATAGAGATGCGGGCCCATCCTGTCGCCGGCCGCGGTCCATAGCGCGACCGAGGCGGCACCGAGCAGATAGGCGGTGCCCCACCATTTCAGTGCAGGGCTGTCCTCCTGCCTGCCGAAAAACACCATCATGGCGCCGAGCAGTGCGGCAACCATGGTGGCGACCAAATAGAGCGTGATGCTATCGAGCGACATCATGTCGGCCCCCTCTAGAACATAGCAGTTACGCGACCGGCCCAGCCGATTTGCGCGCCCTTCCGAATGCGACGCTAGGTCCCGCGAGTTCCATTCAGGTTTTCGTCGGAGGCCAAGTTTTCGGGAAACACGCCATCAATTTGCGTACAAACGAACAGCAAAAAGGGCGCTGAAATCAGCGCCCTTTTGCATCTCATTGAAGCCGCTTTCGCGGCGAATGCGATTGAAGCGATTAACGCTTCGAGAACTGGAAGGACCGGCGGGCCTTGGCCTTGCCGTACTTCTTGCGCTCGACCACGCGCGAGTCGCGGGTCAGGAAGCCGCCCTTCTTGAGCACGGAGCGCAGCTCCGGCTCGAAATAGGTCAGCGCCTTGGAGATGCCGTGACGGACCGCGCCGGCCTGGCCGGACAGACCGCCGCCGGCGACGGTGCAGATCACGTCGTACTGGCCGGAACGCGCGGCCACGGAGAACGGCTGCTCGATCATCATGCGCAGCACGGGACGGGCGAAATAGACCTCGACCTCGCGCGAGTTGACGGTGACCTTGCCGGCGCCCGGCTTGATCCACACGCGAGCGACCGCGTCCTTGCGCTTGCCGGTGGCATAGGCGCGGTTGAACTTGTCGACCTTCTTCTCGTGCTTGGGCGCGTCGGGCGCGGCCGCCGTCTTGAGCTGCGAGAGCTGGTCGAGCGACTGGATGGATTCGGCCATGTTATGCGGCCCTCGTGTTCTTGCGGTTCAACTTGGCGATATCGATCTTCTCGGGGGTCTGAGCCTCGTGCGGATGATCGGCGCCGCCGTAGACACGCAGGTTGCCCATCTGGACGCGACCGAGCGGGCCACGCGGGATCATGCGCTCGACGGCCTTCTCGAGCACGCGCTCGGGATGCTTGCCCTCGAGAATCTGGCGCGCGGTGCGCTCCTTGATGTGGCCGACGTAACCGGTGTGCTTGTAATAGGTCTTCTGCTCGCGCTTGCGCCCGGTGAGGACCGCATGCTGCGCGTTGATGATGATGACGTTGTCGCCGCAATCAACGTGCGGGGTGTAGGTCGGGAGGTGCTTGCCGCGCAGGCGCATGGCGACGATGGTGGCGAGGCGGCCGACGACCAGACCCTTGGCGTCGATCAGCACCCACTTCTTCGTCACCTCAGCCGGCTTTGCCGAAAAGGTTTTCATGTCAGAGTTTCCGTGGACGGGGAGCATCGGCGCGAACACCGCACCGGACTGCGCGGTTTTCTAGAGAACAGACGCGCCACGGTCAATGCCCGAAGACGGAATTTAACGCTGCAATATCAGTAGTTTAAAAATATGGTGCGATATTACCTGCGAAAAGCTCAAACATTTGGAATGGAATAGGTCGAGGTGACATGGGCAATCGGATCGGGTGAGGTGCCCGACAAGAGGTTCACCTCCCCCACTGCCAGCCGTTTGCCGAGCTTGAGCAGCCGCGCCTCAGCCAGCACGTCCTGCCCGGGCTGGCCCTTGCGCAGGAAGTTGATGTTGAGATTGGTGGTCACGGCGAGCCCAATCGGCCCGATTGCGGACAGGAGCACCACGTACATGGCAAAATCTGCGAGCGCCATCAGCGTCGGGCCGGACACGGTTCCACCCGGCCGCAGCATCCTTTCGCTGTAGCGCTGGCGCAAAAGGCAGGTCTGGCCGTCCGCACTTTCGATCGTGATGTCGTCGCCGCTGAACGCCTGGGGGAATTGGTCGCGGAGAAACTGCTCGACTTCCGCCACGCTCATTTTCGCTAATGCCATGCTGTTCCCCACCCTCGCTTCACGTCCCCTGTTACATTAAGTTATCTGCGTCATCCAAATGCAATAATCCAACGGAAACGCTCCGATGTCCGGCCAGGCCGCCCGCGCCCCCTCCCCGCAACCGCCGATCCTGCTGCGCGAGACCGCAGGCCCCATCACCGTCCTCACGCTTAACCGGCCGGCCGCGCGCAACAGCCTGTCGGAAGCGATGATCGCCAGCCTGCATGCCGAGCTCAACGAGATCCGCGACGACAAGGCGGTCCGCGGCGTCGTGATCGCGGCCAACGGTCCCGCCTTCTCCGCCGGCCACGACATGAAGGAGCTCACCGCCCGCCGCACCGACCCCGATCGCGGCCGTGCCTTCTTCGCCGAGATGATGACCGCCTGCAGCGCGATGATGCAGGCGATCGTGCACCTGCCCAAGCCGGTGGTCGCTGCCGTCCAGGGCATCGCGACCGCGGCCGGCTGCCAGCTCGTGGCGAGCTGCGATCTCGCCATTGCCTCGGACGCGGCAAGCTTCGCCACGCCCGGCGTCGACATCGGCCTGTTCTGTTCGACCCCGATGGTGGCGCTGTCGCGCAACGTGCCGCGCAAGCAGGCAATGGAGATGCTGCTGACCGGCGAACCGATCCCGGCCGTGCGCGCCCGTGAGATCGGACTCGTCAACCGCGTGGTCGCGGCCGGGACCGAGCGCGATGCCGCGATCGCGCTGGCGGAGCAGGTCGCGCTGAAATCCGCCTACACCGTCAAGCTCGGCAAGGAAGCGTTCTATCGCCAGGCCGAGATGAGCCTTGCCGATGCCTATCGCTATGCGGCCGAGGTGATGACAGAGAACATGATGGCGCGAGATGCCGAGGAAGGCATCGGCGCGTTCATCGAGAAGCGCACGCCGAATTGGCGGGATGAGTGACACTAGTCATTGCGAGCGGAGCGAAGCAATCCAGAATACCTGCGCGGTGACAGCCTGGATTGCTTCGTCGCTTCGCTTCTCGCAATGACAAGGAAGAAAAAGAACCACAAATGAACCACGACGCCTATCCCGACAATTACATCCGCGGCATCCTCAACAGCGTGAAGTCGATCGCGATGGTCGGCGCTTCGCCGCAGAATGTGCGGCCGAGCTATTTCGCGTTTAAATATCTGGCGCAGCGCGGCTACGACATGATCCCGGTCAACCCCGGCCATGTCAGCAAGGAGCTGCTCGGAAAGCCCTTCGTCGCCTCGCTCTCCGACATCGGCCGTCCCATCGACATGATCGACATCTTTCGCAATTCCAGCCACATCATGCCTGTCGTCGAAGAGGCGCTCACGCTCGATCCGCTACCGAAGGTGATCTGGATGCAGCTCGGCGCGCGTGATGACGCGGCGGCGCTGAAGGCGGAATCAGTTGGTATCAAGGTGGTGATGAACCGCTGCCCCAAAATCGAATATGGCCGCTTGTCGTCCGAGATTTCCTGGATGGGTGTGAACTCGCGCACCCTCAGTTCCAAGCGCCCGCCGGCGCCGACGCAAGGTATGCGCTTATCCCTCAATCGGATGAGCGTCGGCGGCGGCGATACTGCCGCCTCCGATCGCGCCGCCAAAAACAAGACCGAGCAAAGCTGACCCGATCGCGAAGGAATCTTTTCGCGAACGCGACAATGCGTAGCACGATCATGCCCAAATGGCATCGACGTGAAGCGGCGCCTTGACGGCGAGCGCGGCGCCCATCAGCATGCCGCGCGATTTCAGACCAAGAGAACAGGACGCCCTCAATGAGCGATCGCCTTCCGGGATTTTCAACCCTCGCCGTGCATGCCGGTGCACAGCCCGATCCGACGACCGGTGCGCGGGCGACTCCGATTTATCAAACGACCTCGTTCGTTTTCAACGACGCGGATCACGCCGCCTCGCTGTTCGGCTTGCAGGCGTTCGGCAACATCTATACCCGCATCGGCAATCCCACCAACGCGGTGCTGGAAGAGCGCGTCGCCGCCCTCGAAGGCGGCACGGCTGCGCTTGCGGTGGCCTCGGGCCATGCCG encodes:
- a CDS encoding gamma-glutamyl-gamma-aminobutyrate hydrolase family protein, translated to MRKPVVGVIGNSHRVENRFQVQMVGERNLRAVAEVSGALPLIVAAAPDITDIGALLDVVDGIVLTGARANVHPTRFNVDPCERHEPYDIHRDEVALALSVACVARGVPLFGICRGLQEMNVAFGGSLHPEIREIPGRMNHRMPRLENGEIHPDPTVVFADRHDVDLTPGGAFARLLGCEKIRVNSLHGQGILELGKRVLIEGIAEDGTIEAIGIAEAPTFALGVQWHAEYDPQHNPINRKLFEAFGEALVARQKAAA
- a CDS encoding AI-2E family transporter, with amino-acid sequence MTMSKDERFRTRDDLARDQAWAISVGGIGVVLFTALIAFTWYFAATLLLIFTGMLLGLGLNALTIALGRRVPLPHAVRLAIVCTALALMLAGIAYLGGATIAEQASLLSKTLKSQLANVRSFLDNHGIDTSFFDLGNGASDSSVSTPSEATPAPAAPSRGPLPGAGALASSGGAIVSQTFKLLLGTIHGVGNIFIVLFLGFAFAAQPAVYHDGLLFLAPARHRTRVTLIIDRIAETLERWLIAQIIVMLAVGAVTWIGLALIGIPGSFILAIQAGLLAFIPTVGAIIAGVIVVLASLASGWIPALSAFLLFMGVHAMESYVLTPILQRQALDIPPATLFAFQIVLGVVFGIWGLALALPLVAIAKVMIDHFKTYEAPPLAEAA
- a CDS encoding antibiotic biosynthesis monooxygenase family protein, which translates into the protein MITEIAQIDVKPGSEKDFEAAVAKAKAAFGRSKGFHGFELHKSIEKPQRYRLMVKWATLENHTVDFRGSENFTEWRGLVGQYFASPPEVEHTETVLTT
- a CDS encoding GGDEF domain-containing protein, translated to MMSLDSITLYLVATMVAALLGAMMVFFGRQEDSPALKWWGTAYLLGAASVALWTAAGDRMGPHLYLALNAVGFVACGMVWNAARVFHGRKPNWPGLVLGALAWVAAVTLLDPAASMLRMIAGAGIVSVYAALTASELWTERRKSLQRRWPAFVMPVMHGCVLMLPILIGSFLRPHDAGFSSSIWVTVFAVELVLYAVGTVFVIFMLVSERTVTAHRTAASTDPLTGMLNRRGFSEACSRVIEREAKGGRPVTVMIFDIDHFKSINDRFGHPAGDEMLKLFSTVVVSNLRITDLSGRIGGEEFAALLPCSLEEGVLVAERVREAFETSGVVVDEGPVDTTVSIGVAGGPAGTELEVLLASADTALYQAKRGGRNRVEAAEELPLSLENWRRQSAARAGAPQVRPATA
- the rpsI gene encoding 30S ribosomal protein S9, producing the protein MAESIQSLDQLSQLKTAAAPDAPKHEKKVDKFNRAYATGKRKDAVARVWIKPGAGKVTVNSREVEVYFARPVLRMMIEQPFSVAARSGQYDVICTVAGGGLSGQAGAVRHGISKALTYFEPELRSVLKKGGFLTRDSRVVERKKYGKAKARRSFQFSKR
- the rplM gene encoding 50S ribosomal protein L13 encodes the protein MKTFSAKPAEVTKKWVLIDAKGLVVGRLATIVAMRLRGKHLPTYTPHVDCGDNVIIINAQHAVLTGRKREQKTYYKHTGYVGHIKERTARQILEGKHPERVLEKAVERMIPRGPLGRVQMGNLRVYGGADHPHEAQTPEKIDIAKLNRKNTRAA
- a CDS encoding PaaI family thioesterase, translated to MALAKMSVAEVEQFLRDQFPQAFSGDDITIESADGQTCLLRQRYSERMLRPGGTVSGPTLMALADFAMYVVLLSAIGPIGLAVTTNLNINFLRKGQPGQDVLAEARLLKLGKRLAVGEVNLLSGTSPDPIAHVTSTYSIPNV
- a CDS encoding enoyl-CoA hydratase, with protein sequence MSGQAARAPSPQPPILLRETAGPITVLTLNRPAARNSLSEAMIASLHAELNEIRDDKAVRGVVIAANGPAFSAGHDMKELTARRTDPDRGRAFFAEMMTACSAMMQAIVHLPKPVVAAVQGIATAAGCQLVASCDLAIASDAASFATPGVDIGLFCSTPMVALSRNVPRKQAMEMLLTGEPIPAVRAREIGLVNRVVAAGTERDAAIALAEQVALKSAYTVKLGKEAFYRQAEMSLADAYRYAAEVMTENMMARDAEEGIGAFIEKRTPNWRDE
- a CDS encoding CoA-binding protein codes for the protein MNHDAYPDNYIRGILNSVKSIAMVGASPQNVRPSYFAFKYLAQRGYDMIPVNPGHVSKELLGKPFVASLSDIGRPIDMIDIFRNSSHIMPVVEEALTLDPLPKVIWMQLGARDDAAALKAESVGIKVVMNRCPKIEYGRLSSEISWMGVNSRTLSSKRPPAPTQGMRLSLNRMSVGGGDTAASDRAAKNKTEQS